A genomic window from Lotus japonicus ecotype B-129 chromosome 1, LjGifu_v1.2 includes:
- the LOC130729233 gene encoding copper transporter 2-like, whose product MDMPMSNSTMPMEMQMSFYWGKHATVLFSGWPNNSVGMYILALFFVFSLAITTEILSNQPLVKRGTSPLKGGLILASVHFFRTGLAYLVMLAVMSFNVGIFIAAVAGHTLGFFIAKSRAIAVANKENQESSSPTLKI is encoded by the coding sequence ATGGACATGCCCATGTCTAACAGCACGATGCCGATGGAGATGCAGATGAGTTTCTATTGGGGAAAACATGCCACAGTGCTTTTTTCTGGGTGGCCTAACAACAGTGTTGGCATGTACATCTTAGCTCTCTTTTTTGTGTTCTCTTTAGCCATTACGACTGAGATTTTGTCGAACCAGCCACTCGTCAAGCGCGGGACTAGTCCCCTCAAGGGAGGGCTTATTCTGGCTTCTGTCCATTTCTTTCGCACCGGTCTCGCTTACCTGGTGATGCTTGCTGTCATGTCCTTCAACGTTGGAATCTTCATAGCTGCTGTTGCTGGACACACCTTGGGATTTTTCATTGCAAAGTCTCGTGCTATTGCGGTAGCAAACAAGGAAAATCAAGAGTCCTCCTCTCCTACTCTCAAAATTTGA
- the LOC130729232 gene encoding uncharacterized protein LOC130729232 isoform X1 translates to MPKMITDQELDFNPNYLKLYYGKLFPFTDIFRWMSYGNDGKHPGCDSSYFGRREFSFTLENDIYLRFQSFNNALELENSIKEKSPFKIDIGPVYTVDPAKRHAYAQGDNKVFAPVERELIFDIDMSDYDDVRYCCSGADVCLNCWPLMTIAIKVIDTALRDDFGFKHILWVYSGRRGVHCWVCDRKARRLTNEQRAAIADYFRVYKGNENTHKKISLTGAALHPFLATSYTSVLKHFFEKNLLTSQNLLATEERYEKILDMIPDESIASELRGKWQDSRRSSSTKEDINVVRWEQCKQLLQSGKNKPQGLRRCVEEIVFCYTYPRLDMEVSKHMNHLLKAPFCVHPKTGRVCVPIDPNRCEEFDPTTVPTLSQLLEELNNEGSKADVDGEGKGTSLGNDITFFRSSFLQPLLKACKEEIESSYNLKLQQSKNSLGW, encoded by the exons ATGCCCAAAATGATTACTGATCAAGAACTTGACTTCAATCCCAATTATCTCAAACTATATTACG GAAAGTTGTTTCCTTTCACTGATATATTTAGATGGATGTCTTATGGCAATG ATGGGAAGCACCCTGGTTGTGATTCATCCTACTTTGGCCGAAGAGAGTTTTCATTCACTCTGGAAAATGATATTTATCTGCGGTTCCAATCTTTCAACAATGCCCTTGAGCTCGAAAACTCCATCAAAGAAAAGTCCCCATTTAAGATAGACATTGGACCTGTCTACACTGTCGAT CCTGCAAAAAGGCATGCCTATGCACAGGGTGATAATAAAGTTTTCGCACCTGTTGAGAGAGAGTTGATTTTTGATATA GATATGTCAGATTATGATGATGTTAGATACTGCTGCTCTGGTGCGGATGTTTGCTTGAACTGCTGgccgttgatgactatagctaTCAAAGTGATTGATACGGCCTTGAGAG ATGACTTTGGTTTCAAGCACATTCTCTGGGTCTATAGTGGACGAAGAGGTGTTCATTGCTGGGTTTGTGATCGGAAGGCAAGAAG GTTGACTAATGAGCAAAGAGCTGCTATTGCTGACTATTTTCGTGTCTACAAG GGCAATGAAAATACTCATAAGAAGATTTCTTTGACTGGCGCTGCTCTTCATCCTTTCTTGGC AACATCATACACTAGCGTTCTCAAACATTTCTTTGAGAAAAATCTACTGACAAGTCAAAATTTACTTGCTACTGAGGAGAGATATGAGAAGATCCTTGACATGATTCCAGATGAAT CTATTGCTTCTGAACTTAGGGGAAAATGGCAAGACAGTAGACGGTCCTCTAGTACAAAAGAAGACATTAATGTTGTGCGATGGGAACAGTGCAAACAATTGCTGCAATCTGGAAAAAATAAG CCACAAGGACTACGAAGGTGCGTTGAAGAGATTGTGTTCTGCTATACTTACCCCAGGCTAGATATGGAG GTTTCAAAACATATGAATCATTTGCTTAAAGCACCATTCTGTGTACATCCAAAAACAG gccGTGTCTGTGTCCCTATCGATCCAAATCGGTGTGAGGAGTTTGATCCTACTACAGTTCCCACTCTTTCGCAG CTGCTAGAAGAGCTTAATAATGAAGGCTCGAAAGCTGATGTTGATGGTG AAGGGAAGGGAACTTCGCTTGGAAATGACATAACGTTCTTCAGATCATCATTCTTACAGCCTTTACTTAAAGCTTGCAAG GAGGAGATAGAAAGTTCCTATAACTTAAAATTGCAGCAGTCAAAGAATTCCCTCGGTTGGTAG
- the LOC130729232 gene encoding uncharacterized protein LOC130729232 isoform X2 → MPKMITDQELDFNPNYLKLYYGKLFPFTDIFRWMSYGNDGKHPGCDSSYFGRREFSFTLENDIYLRFQSFNNALELENSIKEKSPFKIDIGPVYTVDPAKRHAYAQGDNKVFAPVERELIFDIDMSDYDDVRYCCSGADVCLNCWPLMTIAIKVIDTALRDDFGFKHILWVYSGRRGVHCWVCDRKARRLTNEQRAAIADYFRVYKGNENTHKKISLTGAALHPFLATSYTSVLKHFFEKNLLTSQNLLATEERYEKILDMIPDESIASELRGKWQDSRRSSSTKEDINVVRWEQCKQLLQSGKNKPQGLRRCVEEIVFCYTYPRLDMEVSKHMNHLLKAPFCVHPKTGRVCVPIDPNRCEEFDPTTVPTLSQLLEELNNEGSKADVDGGKGTSLGNDITFFRSSFLQPLLKACKEEIESSYNLKLQQSKNSLGW, encoded by the exons ATGCCCAAAATGATTACTGATCAAGAACTTGACTTCAATCCCAATTATCTCAAACTATATTACG GAAAGTTGTTTCCTTTCACTGATATATTTAGATGGATGTCTTATGGCAATG ATGGGAAGCACCCTGGTTGTGATTCATCCTACTTTGGCCGAAGAGAGTTTTCATTCACTCTGGAAAATGATATTTATCTGCGGTTCCAATCTTTCAACAATGCCCTTGAGCTCGAAAACTCCATCAAAGAAAAGTCCCCATTTAAGATAGACATTGGACCTGTCTACACTGTCGAT CCTGCAAAAAGGCATGCCTATGCACAGGGTGATAATAAAGTTTTCGCACCTGTTGAGAGAGAGTTGATTTTTGATATA GATATGTCAGATTATGATGATGTTAGATACTGCTGCTCTGGTGCGGATGTTTGCTTGAACTGCTGgccgttgatgactatagctaTCAAAGTGATTGATACGGCCTTGAGAG ATGACTTTGGTTTCAAGCACATTCTCTGGGTCTATAGTGGACGAAGAGGTGTTCATTGCTGGGTTTGTGATCGGAAGGCAAGAAG GTTGACTAATGAGCAAAGAGCTGCTATTGCTGACTATTTTCGTGTCTACAAG GGCAATGAAAATACTCATAAGAAGATTTCTTTGACTGGCGCTGCTCTTCATCCTTTCTTGGC AACATCATACACTAGCGTTCTCAAACATTTCTTTGAGAAAAATCTACTGACAAGTCAAAATTTACTTGCTACTGAGGAGAGATATGAGAAGATCCTTGACATGATTCCAGATGAAT CTATTGCTTCTGAACTTAGGGGAAAATGGCAAGACAGTAGACGGTCCTCTAGTACAAAAGAAGACATTAATGTTGTGCGATGGGAACAGTGCAAACAATTGCTGCAATCTGGAAAAAATAAG CCACAAGGACTACGAAGGTGCGTTGAAGAGATTGTGTTCTGCTATACTTACCCCAGGCTAGATATGGAG GTTTCAAAACATATGAATCATTTGCTTAAAGCACCATTCTGTGTACATCCAAAAACAG gccGTGTCTGTGTCCCTATCGATCCAAATCGGTGTGAGGAGTTTGATCCTACTACAGTTCCCACTCTTTCGCAG CTGCTAGAAGAGCTTAATAATGAAGGCTCGAAAGCTGATGTTGATGGTG GGAAGGGAACTTCGCTTGGAAATGACATAACGTTCTTCAGATCATCATTCTTACAGCCTTTACTTAAAGCTTGCAAG GAGGAGATAGAAAGTTCCTATAACTTAAAATTGCAGCAGTCAAAGAATTCCCTCGGTTGGTAG
- the LOC130729235 gene encoding transcription factor MYB113-like — protein sequence MGGVAWTEEEDYLLKKCIQQYGEGKWHRIPLLAGLNRCRKSCRLRWLNYLRPNIKRGNFTDEEVEMIVKLHKLLGNRWSLIAGRLPGRTANDVKNYWNCHLSKKLNAQEAEDHRELTKDVQVIRPQPRNIGSSSMKRMSQSESPTDQGVQQENIGVTFDAGGQSHNPESQQESMYPGLNQQGMVGCEFPMDFQLEGFETMASGEGSSSQWNWDDLFLDMDPYNEFSS from the exons ATGGGTGGTGTTGCTTGgacagaagaagaagattacCTGCTCAAGAAATGCATACAGCAATACGGAGAAGGAAAGTGGCATCGCATTCCTCTATTGGCTG GTCTAAACAGGTGCCGAAAGAGTTGCAGGTTAAGATGGCTGAATTATCTTCGTCCAAACATCAAGAGAGGAAATTTTACTGATGAAGAAGTTGAAATGATTGTCAAACTCCACAAATTATTAGGCAACAG GTGGTCACTGATTGCTGGAAGGCTACCAGGAAGGACTGCTAATGATGTGAAAAACTATTGGAACTGTCATCTGAGTAAAAAACTAAATGCTCAAGAAGCTGAAGATCACAGAGAACTAACAAAAGATGTTCAAGTCATTAGACCCCAGCCTAGAAACATAGGTTCAAGCTCAATGAAGAGGATGAGCCAGAGTGAGTCTCCAACTGACCAAGGAGTTCAACAAGAGAATATTGGCGTGACATTTGATGCTGGAGGGCAGAGTCATAATCCTGAATCACAACAAGAGAGCATGTATCCAGGCTTGAACCAACAGGGCATGGTTGGTTGTGAGTTTCCAATGGACTTTCAATTAGAAGGATTTGAAACAATGGCAAGTGGAGAGGGTAGTAGCAGCCAGTGGAATTGGGATGATTTGTTCTTGGACATGGATCCTTATAACGAATTTTCTTCTTAG